The segment TCTCATTAAAAACCATTGTAAACACAATTAATTACACACCAAAGAATTTAACGAGTTGGTTCAATCCACGTCATTTATGTGAAGTTACGTCGTTATCACCACAGGAAATGGAATTATCCTAACAAACGAAAATGCAGTCTTATAACTtttttcttagatcatttatatatactataacagctgtgaaaacgtcgaaaaaaattgagtttagaacttacttctattttgagcaattcacgcacactaacacaaagtgtcatataaatcgcgagtttaagacgtaccttgccacgcacactaaactaatattcctggcctgttgtttatcggttgtctaacagcaagagactctatccagacgcataaattatcttatataatatattatatgacactttttgttagtgtgcgtgaattgctcaaaatagaggttagtccTAAAGTCTATATCTTTCGACGCTTTCACACCTGtcatacggccgttcccaatattcagtctatctcttacttgagataaaaatcgtaactatcgttgactttgctgtcccaataaacttatcgacggtaactcaccttatctgtacacgctgtctgtcaatgggacgacgtatagcttaccagcgatataaagtttgtatggaaattgcaattcacgcgtcccaatataaggcgataagaatgacttatcgggcatatatacagcttcagattattgacagctaattactgacagtagaagatagtaaatgtatctctatctgtagatagtatattgggaacggcctaaAGTCTATCTCGacgaataaatgatctaagataattctctataaaatttaaaagtcgTCAATGTTTCTTACTGAATTGACTCTGCCGCTGAAGATATGCTCTGCTACTTGAATGATAAGAAACAAATAACATAACTATAATACTCTTGAACACCGCCATGTTTAttgtacacaaaatataaaaatcattcaatattttattagcaCTTGTAaacgaaatacaataaaatgaattaCACATCACATAAAATATATCAGAGATCTTGCTgcgcataatatttttgttaagattgtttatgttttgtttttgttgttttatttgttttgaacaatggtaacaagaccatcagcgcaaaccaaaatacaattaaagaagaatatttaaatcatttttcaatatagtcgattacaagaaaaaccCTCGTTAGATTTCtgggataaaaatatttttatgtaggttCACCATGgccctttgcaccggatgccatctagattatgggtaccataacagcgcctatttcagccgtgaagcagtaatttgtaagattactgtgtttcggtctgatgggcgccgtagctagtgaaattactaggcaaatgagacttgacatcttatgtctcaaggtgacgagcatagTTGTAGttattcaataatcttgagcggcactacattgtaatgggcagggcgtatcaatcaccatcagctgaacgtcctgctcttctcatcctttattttcattaaaaaaaaggtaagGCCCCCATTTTATCACTAGGTACAATTTCTATTACatgttttgtttgaaaaaaattctgtacatttttttacataataaaatcactctctctctctctgtgGTCGATAcctcatgactgaggatcgtggCCATCGTATGCTGAAGATGCCGGTACTGTAATGCATCTTAGGATCTGTCTCCACCGGTGCCTATACATTGGATCTCTGATAACCGAGCAGAACTTAGTCGAGGGCGGGCCCTTTCACTTGATCTCTCCATCGGGAGGGGGAATATCCGCGGGCTCCTTTGCCTTCAGTGTTACGGAATTCAAGGATCTCATCTCCCCTCCTCAATATGTGACCAAAATAGGTAAGAATTCGCTGCTGAGAGATTGTAGAGAGGTGGGTTCGACACTGAAAACTTTTAGTGCTGGCtacatgtaaaaaatataaaaatatgattaaattttgaaaatggaactctATGGCAATATTATTGAGTACGACTTTTTTGATCTTAGGCAATTTTTTTACGGTTTGGCGgcaatttgaaaattttctgtgaCACGTCGGAATGAATTATACCCgggtatatttttatgcaatgaTTATTTATGACTTTGGATGTCTGTTATGCCAACAAGAAAGTTATGATAGATAGTTTTACCCTGTGGATTTACCAAACCAATGTCTACAACTGAGTCCAACTTTATTGAGTAAACCTTATGCAATAACATTTAGCGGTCAGTAAGGTCATCCTCAGGTCAGGTCTCTCACTGTTCACACAAATAACATGGATGTGATACACTGACATCATACTGAATATGATAGGCAGTTCTATCCAGTGCCTattctataaattaataaactaatCACCTATATCatgatgtataaatatatatatatatatatacaagaaccTCCTATACACTCATAAACATATAAgccaattaaaaagaaattgtgATGTatataatgtcaatactcgaaacaaacataaactcgcaattccatctacctactaggctccgtaacattgctaaatcttttaaagtggattgtgttatattttataataaactcccaactgatattaaaatatcaccaattaaaaaaaaataatgtatcgtaaaaaataaattaacattaaggcCTTatggcctattataatgtgaaagattatttgaatgataaagttAGTTGGAATGAATGtttctatattttgttaatggatattgttatactcctttgaatgctattgtaacttttgtactttatcctgacttgcactaaataacaaataaagttttacagtgaatattttttttttaatttgtatatatataataacgcCTCTAGATAACTAAGTATGTACCTGTTTGTAACAGGATACTAATTCATACGTGTACTGTGAAGGCAAGTAAAGGAAGACAGGTATAGTAATCAAGgcaagttattataataaacaataatcatgacaaaattttaaaaaagcgcggcataatatttttatgattgacCAATAGAAAAATAACACGATCATCAGCTATATGTTCTGTACATAGCGCTCTTAGGTAGCGCTAGTCggtaaaatacttataaaacgaTCAAAAAGAAAGAGAAAATGTAATTTGTGGAGTTATAGATgatgttatgttatttaaaatatttaaatatttttatgagttgttttttttgataagttttattttaattcaataagaaCTAAGAAAAAAAGACTAGTGTTTGAATTGTTATTTGTCAGATCACAGCTGTCAGCCGTCATAGCATTGAAGGAACAGAAGTCAGAACAACATCGAAATTTGAATTACGATTTCCTATTGTTTTCATAGATTGTTGCCGGCGAAACCACAATTAATTCATATCCGTTTTACTGAAATAAACTGATAACAATTGTCTTATGACAGCAAAGCTATAAAAGCACGATAAATAACGCATATTGTACAGTCTTTTCTTGTTACTGTACGACGTACGTGGAAATTATAGTGCTGAAATGCAGCTGTTCTTCGTGTTTGTTTCAGTGTTACTTTTGATTCCAAAAGAATCCCTAATATCAGCCGGTACCGGGTCAGTGGAGCTAGATGAAATTTCGTTTGATAAAATAGTAAACGCATTTGACGTAGCATTGGTGAAGTTTGATGTAGCATTTCCATATGGTGATAAGCACGATGCCTATGTTGCTGTTGCGAAAGAAGCCAAAGATATTAAAGAACTATTAGTTGCCGAGGTTGGCGTGAAGGATTATGGGGAGAAAGACAACGAAAGATTAGCCTCTAAATATGGGGCAACGAAAGAAAACTTTCCTGTTGTAAAACTGTTTATAAAAGGAAAGAAAGAGCCCGTAACATTTGATGAATCGAAAGGATTCAATACTGATCAGTTAAGACGATTTGTAAAACAGAATACTGGAATATATCTGAGTTTGCCAGGTTGTATTAGAGACTTAGACATGCTGGCAATGGAGTTCATGAAGACTGACAGAGATGGTAGGAAAGATGTACTGAAGAAGACTAAAGACTCTTTAAAATCAATAGTTAACGAGGTAGGTTGGAAAGCGAGGTTTAGGGatagaataattattgttgttatagggataattgtatgtatttatttaggtattACACTTGTATCATGGTAATTCAGACCAGCCCGGTGAATAGTTAACAATACACAAAAGGGAATGGTTATTTATAATTTGGACAGGCCTGATCAATGGTCAGACACACTACAatggtttattaaaaatactaatagtTATTAGTCATTTTGACAGGCCTGGTTAATGgttaaatatgtacttatacTAACATaagtaatgaatattatatctaGTAAACAAAATTGGTATAAAAATGCTGTTTAATGGATTTACTTCAAACATAGGTACTGATTTTAATGTTGTTTTACAATATTTCAGCTTACTGACGTTATATCATTAAAGTACTACTTACTAGTCTCACAAACAACTGATAGAAGTATTTACTAGTTTTATTCTATAAACATTAGGAAGATTTGTCTTATTCTATTGGAGCTTTCACCCCTCCTGTGTATATCAATGAAACTATacttcaaacaatttttttttgtggtaatgAAAAAAGAAATGTGAATTCTGCGGCCAAATTGTACCTTTGCATGACATAGCTCAAATTAGGATAACATCCCCACCACCTACATGTGTGGAGATCCTCcacagctttcttccatgtactacaaagctgtggaatgagcttccttatgtggTGTTTCCAGTTCGATATGACATgagcaccttcaaaaaaagagtgtgtacaccttccttaaaggtagGTCGCCCCTATGATTCaactggttttgcaagagaatgtgggtggaggtgatcactcaacaccaggtATCCTGTACACtcatttgtcttccttttccataaaaaaaacttatttttaattaattattggcTGTCAAGttaatgaaataaacattttttatttcagaataAGAGTAACAGCAAAATTTATGTCACATTGATggagaaaattttagaaaaaggTGATGAATTTGTGACAGCTGAAAACAAAAgggtagaaaaaatattgaccGGTAAAATATCTGAtgagaaaaagaaagaaattggACAGAGGATTAACATTCTACAGTCCTTTAAGCTACATGAAGTTGTTGACAAAGAAGAGTTGTAAAATACCTCAATATCAGATTACCCCTATGAATAATTTGCGCTTATAAACTCTAGTTACctaatcaaatttattttaatatttatacatcatacctattgtatatattatgtacctgtaacctgagaggttgcgggttcatATCCTGCATGGttagtgagggatatcactttaaaaataatatattgatcatacaattaatataaaatatcactcACTATGTTATGTGGTATTTAACcataaagtcctcaaatggcgacttTATGGTTGGTGTCTTTATACTTAGTGTTGGCAGgcgccccacaagatgaaccaacgatatggtcaagatcgccggaatacattggatcaTCAAGCGCCAAATTTATGCTAGGGGTAAtgctgtatttattaattaatgataattcAGTGCTACACAAGTGTTCAAGAATTCAGCAGAGTTCATAGATATCTTAAGATATTTAACTAATTGATAAGGTGTGAAATGTCAGAATATTTCTGTAcctatttatttgtgtaaaaacgaaattttctttttatttcacaGCTGATAAATCAAAGATTCTACAAGTCTATGgctaatattatgtttagtattatttttatttaaaaagatttatctatatttgtcatagtttatacattaaatattttcatccCTATTTATCAGAATAATCTGTTATTCTAGGCTATGAAATTCTTTATTTCAAGTTTTGATTTTCTTGTGTAGGTACATGCAAATTAGTGTTAAATGAAAGAGCAATTTTAGAACcaaagttttaccagtgggagactagGCAATCAGTAGAAATGACGAGTGCAACTACGATGGTGATCAGTTTATtagggtttttcatgaatcctcaGCATCACAGCTTTCTAATTAGCACTATTTATCACCATTCACCAGGCGAAAATATTGCTCGTAttgtaacttaattaaaaaaaaagttcctgTACATAACCAATAATGGATCATTATTTCAAAATTGCACCAAGTAGGgttggcataaaaaaatatatgatcaatattttttttttacaacaatgATTAAGTAATCATAGTTACACCAACTTAATTTCCGCTGTGGATTGATGATGAAGTGTGCTAAAAAGAACTAATTAAGAATTTGATTACATTCCAAGTTGCTATGTAAGTACTTACTACTATATTCATATCAGCTGTGGAAATGGCTCAGGGTAACTGAAATGTTAGCACTAAAATAGACATAGAGGCGAAATGTGTGACTTGTTTCcagtttttatgaataaatgtGTTGATATAGATAGCTTTTcattaaccatatttttttatgtacgaGTGAGTATAAGAAGTCTATTTAGTACTTAGcacaatacttttttttatgccaatacgcgacgagacgagcacgacgttcaactgatggtaattggtaagccctgcacattacaatgcagtgccgctcaagattcttgaaaaactgagcggctctacaattacgctcgcccccttgagacataagatgtcaagtttcatttgcccagtaatttcactagctacggtgcccttcagaccgaaacacagtaatgtttatacatagGCGCCGTAATAAGTAAAGTCCAGAGACATTACGTATAACAATAGTATAATTTAAACTATGCCTGCTACATCGTCAACATGGACTTAAATCTTTCTCGGCATTCAAATATGAGATAAAACATGTCTTTGTTTGTCCTATATAATGATGTACACCACTGTTTTGGAATTGGTGTTGTAGATTCTCTCAAAAATAGTCTTGagaatgtatgtacataggtacCTAAGTACATAAGGCGAATCGTTTTGAAATTGCATAACTATAATGTTAGCACCAGAAACTAACTTATTATAACTCCTACTCGGTTATATCGATATTCAAAAGAGTTAAAAAACGCTTATTACGAATTCTTAAATAAGCAGAAACAGCACCAACCCTCaggcaaaataattaataaattttattgtaatgaacTTTTTTTTGCGAAAATATAATTAGATTTGAAACGATCGCGATGGCAGTgcaacatatttaatattatgcgAGATTGTTGTACTTTCACGCCTTGACTACACATCCAATCAAGTTTGTACACGTCTTTGGTAGGAAACGACAATAATTCTTATCCGAAATTCTTAACATGCGTCATTCCGAATTATAGCGCACAGAGTCGCTGGTAGAATATACTCATCATTATTCTATCCATTAAACAAccaattgttattaaaaaaataagatgaaataaGGATAGCATTTAGTTCGTTGCAGTTTTTTATGTGCTGCTAATACATACGTACTTCCGCTAcctacatacatttttatagacGGATTGAGCCATCGCTCATATTTTTAGGAGCTTTATCAAGAAAACACGATTTTAAACTTGTTGAATAGACCTCAGCCCACAGATTTTTAATATAGTACTAAACCGCCACATTATCTcaggacctcgctggaacgtggaGACCTCTCCCGTACCCGCGCTCATCGTGTTGCGAGATTTTCTAAGTTTTCATTGTAACGTTCTGACTTTTGttctagtaaaatataaaaattaaatacctaTTTTTGTACTTAACtccttaaatcatttatacgtctagatagactacgacagctgtgaaaacgacgaaaaaaattgagttttgtactaacctctattttgagaaatgcacgcacactaacacaaagtgtcatataaatcccgagtgtaagacgtagcttgtcaggcacataaactaatattcctggcctgtttttatcggtcgacaccaagagactatctagattctagacgtgtAAATTATTAAGCTTAACtcagattctttcattgaatTTTCATCATTATAGTAATCATATTCatcatcacaacacaacacctttacatcaatcaataGTTCAGCAAAAAttaatcgtagtttatttattgataatattcatcctagtgatgcttgttttgcaaaCCGTACAAAGCGACGATATGACGTTAGGTGCAGAGATAATGATAACTAGTTAGTATTAATTCCGGATGAGTTTTGTCACGACAAAGAAACAAAAGGGTATAACGATCCTTGAGTGTGCATTGTTCACCTCGGCAGCTTCACTTTTAAAATCAGTGAAGTATCATGAGCAAACAATTCAATCTCATGACTATCAACTACCACAGAAGGACTACACACCACACTTtgatatatataagaaacaaaataGGACCGAGAAAAGAACCTTGCGGAATACATATTCCTACAGGAAGATTCCTGAATACCGTTTGCCGTTTACGTcgacttaaataatattttaacagatttagggctgtATTTTTTACTTCATAATGCTTTAACTtaaggagtaaagtttcatggtggatgCAGCCAAATGCTTTgaacaaatcacaaaaaatgcccaatgcatcctgtaaCTCTTCCTAGGCGTTAAAAATGTGTTCAATGAGTCTAATACTCGCATTAATCGTTGATAAGCCCCTATTGAAAACAAATTGATTattgttcaataatttataaaaatgcatttgtagctagCTGCTAAAGCAagttttccaaaatttttactaaaaacacCAAATATAGATTCGAAACATTATACCGCGTGCACTGCAGAGCTGCTCTACAGTCGGAGATCCAGGAGTATGTGAACAGCTCGATGACTTCTGCGTAGACGTCGCCTCGTCGTGTCAACCAGTTCCATCTTCAACCACTTTCGCACCACACGTGACAAACTCGGTTATCTCAACATTTGaatgtgtggcattcctccacattgcggttttcaagaaacttgcCGGCACTAGAAAACCTTGGAATGTGGCGATACGACTTCGGTACCTTCCAAAAAAGCCTCAACGCCTACCTAAAAGACCGACtttgtgaatcctctggtatTAGATTATGAGCTGCGGTAATCATTTCCCATCAGCTGGTGACCTATAAGTAAATTTGTCTGCCtcccatttttttatatgaccCTTTTATATTGTGTCTTATATCAAAAGGGCATAAACGCTCACGTGATGGTCTTCGGTGAGGCGACCtctcatggacatccgcaacaccaaaGGTCAAGAGAGCTGCGTTGCCAGcatttaaggtgggagtatactttattcttgaaggtccctaagtcgtatctgtacgggaaaaccgcagccgcaTTGATTCCACAACATTCCAgatgtcaacgtgatgcggttggtactttgcacgtaatatCTGGTGGTGggattcggccgctggaataaACTAATATGCAGGTGTTTGGAAGGTCTTTTATGGCaggtattttatacaaaaaaaactcatacacaatattgaaatacaaataaatgcaattttaataaaataatattactactGTCTAAAGTTGTCTCATCaagactattttgaataatgtaccataacataaattattcttatagttTAATAACTAATGGAGAAAAACTAAAACTTAGTAAAAAGTAGCGAGTCCAGAAACATAACAATATTGACAACTGACAGTAAACTGATGACTGGAAGTAAACAGTAACTTAAACACAAAAGCATAGACTAAAATAATGTGAATGACtctctaaaatataaataattctactTCCAAAGTGGCACAAGATGTTGGGCAAGACGAATATTAACAGTGGTTTACTAGCATATTACTACAAACCTATTATCTAGGCCTAGGCTGaagtaatataattacaattgggtagatactaaaaatatttcttttattctaTATAAGTGGACTGGTCctctaaaaaatatacaattccGCAAGACTAAAGAAATTGATGTAATTTAGAAGTGTAAACAGCGACAAACAACAGCCAGAGTGTCTACCTACACAATGATTACGGGCACATcggcattgtaattattatagcaATGTTTACTGCCATTTAATAACTAACCAAGTGATATTAGAATTGAATATAGGTAGATTTAAAAGGCGCTGACGATTTTATCATTTGCACCATTGTTGTCAAAACGCAAACGATGCCATAAAGCAACGATATTGGCTTTGAAACAATCTAGCCTAATAAAACAGAACATAACGGAACCATAGCCCGCAATTGTCAATCTACCCGCAATATGGTGCGTACAATTTGTgtgtacattaaatatatttcatgtaACTGTTATTAATGCAGCTAATATACATTTGTAATCATTCATGCTCATTTCTATAACTATATTGCTGatctgaatattattatataatttctaattaattcataatgttttattacagatgaaaacaattattattaacctAAAAAACTTATCTACCCAACTGTTACTATTACAaccacaataaaaaatatttgagtgaATTTCACctcaaaataaaacacttattcttaaataaaaatcttatttaatgGAATAGTAGTCTGCCTTTTGTACATTAAAAAACCATATTGGGAGCATTTCAGAGTAATggtcaaagttaaaaaaaaacaaaagtcatCAGTATCATGTATGTAATTACATACTTATTTGTATTAATGTTGCAGAGCACCAGTAACGGGTCTAGATTCCAGAAATGTAATCATAATCCACAATAAATTGTATAGTTGACACAGTCATCAAAACTGTGCATTAAAAACTTCTGGAGTATGAATTACTCGCCAGATCAAAAGAGGATGCTTATCAAACTGAAAAAGACGCCTGCTACCGTTAGTTTACTGCTATAGTGTAGGTGTTAcctttatattaaatacttttaatttcaTGCGATATTAAAGAATCATTTgatattatacttaaattacTTAGTGGTCccatagttaaaaaaattaaaatactcattgtattcaagtaaaaaaataaaacattaactcAGGGTTGCCTTACAGATACTGTAACACCGAGCAGTTCCGCCATATGTATATGAAGGCAGTCTtgcttaaattaattataattcatgTTTGTGTGGGTTCTGCAGCACAGTAACCAACAAATCTATACAAGATTGGAATATTTTTCACAAccatatcaaaaatattattttccttaCGAAATACAAGAACTTAAAAGCATGCATTACGGTCCGGTATTTGATGTTAGGTGATAGCTACTGAGCACGCCAATATTCAATTTGTCTCATTTTCTTGGTTCGTGACATCTATCATATTTACTCAACTGAGACCCGAGTCTTGACTTCACTACATAGAAGCTCTTATTTGAAAACTAATATTTGATATCCTTATTCACAGCAATGCATTACAAATTACTAATAAATGAACTGCTTAAATCtataaccttagattaaggattggtctccgctgcgctccaactagatacctcaATATCTGAGAGAACATGAATGAACAGGCTTATGTGCaatgtttaaaattttgtaacatacacttTGTGTTCTttcacattgaaattaataaaatacaaaatacttactgattatATGTGATCCTGGTGTCTTCCTTACttcttgaagtattattttttaaggtttcactatgcaacccagcattttaatttcaattattatcaaagtttaacagaacatgtagcacatcaacatcacacattgttcgagactggctctaATACAACGCCCACTTGGGCATTGTATTAGTTGCCTCACCTGCGCCTGCGGTATTTAGTTAGAGCAATGTGGAGACCGATCATTAATCTAAGTCTATTATCCTAtcttaaacaaaacaaaacatcaaatgcatttaatgtaaattattaagattCAATTCATATTTCATTACAAACTATCAGACAGACTACtctttaatacatattattattaaccaacCTATTCAGATTTTTCACTATCCACTTTCAGTTCTTTTAGTTTTAAAACAACACTATCAGAATCTTTGGTGTCAATCACATCCTTCTTTGTTTCCTCTTCAGGGGTTTTATCATTGCTTTTTGGTTCAGGCGTCTCATTATCTTCGCTTCGTGTGATGCTGCTCTCATCATCTGAATATGAATCTTGGGTGTAAAGACTGCATTTGGTTCTAACAATCTCTTGGGCCTCTGCAAACTTTTTTTTCCATAATTCAGCATCTGCAAATCAGTTAATAATGTAgtatttatacttaaataattaatttgaaaagtaatCGGCGCGATTTTTCGATTTTTTGCTCGCACAGTGTTCTAtcaatgcatattattttatgtatagcAATAGATTGATTATAATTAGGataatttgagtgaatgtatcagaaagttattgaaacaagctataagaccaggcaaaataaaccatcttatgaacaaaataagggtcagaacttggtgagggagtaggGTGCCAAATAGCACActtggttttggtgtatctgaaaaatctagtgaaGGTtgtatgaagccacaacctgagagttgaacaaagaaaacagaattttgtaacgaggcggtactcgaacggttagctcagtggtttagagcactggcactgaatgcggaggtcgtgggtttgaatgccgcatcattcataaaattttgtatttcaaattttatttgtgtatttgtgagggttatcactttaaaaaacataacaaattgttttgtgaAGGTTAATAAAACCAGTCatgtattacatacatacataaaacatttaacatatacataaattataaagatGTCACCTCTCCTTCATCCTGTTATGcctgttttcaaatttcaacATTGCAACACATTTATCTCACATTGACAAACTTTATCATCTTAACATTAGGGTTAGGCAcattcaaataaacaaacaaatgaaCTTGCCTATGTTCCCAAGATACATACAACATACCTAACCATCTAATAATGTGTGTACACCTTCCTAGAATGCCAGCAACACTCCTCTTAGTTTGATGGAGTTACATGTGTCAGTCTTCCATAAACTAATTACATAACTAACTGTATAGCAGAACTGCCTATTGAGTACATAAATAGTACTTACTTATTGTGGTTCCAAACTTAATAGCTAGCAATTCCTGTTTCAATGTTTCATCAGCAAAATCAGCAAACACAGACCAGTTAAATGCTTTATCAGATCCACAGTGGACATTCATGCGAATGTCTGGTGTTATGAAATGGTTTGCACAAACTTTTAGAGTCTTATCTCTCCTCATCACCACTCGGACAGAGTTATTCAATTTAtgtcttaataatttaatatcccCAGTACCACGCTCCTGAAATTACAATGCAATTACAAACCTTAAAAACAGCTCCTTGCTAAGTGaaag is part of the Leptidea sinapis chromosome 13, ilLepSina1.1, whole genome shotgun sequence genome and harbors:
- the LOC126967791 gene encoding protein windbeutel, coding for MQLFFVFVSVLLLIPKESLISAGTGSVELDEISFDKIVNAFDVALVKFDVAFPYGDKHDAYVAVAKEAKDIKELLVAEVGVKDYGEKDNERLASKYGATKENFPVVKLFIKGKKEPVTFDESKGFNTDQLRRFVKQNTGIYLSLPGCIRDLDMLAMEFMKTDRDGRKDVLKKTKDSLKSIVNENKSNSKIYVTLMEKILEKGDEFVTAENKRVEKILTGKISDEKKKEIGQRINILQSFKLHEVVDKEEL
- the LOC126967793 gene encoding ran-specific GTPase-activating protein-like, translated to MSSPIEESVRRNSESEAGEVETPEHDLHFDPIVSLPLIDIHTNEEDEEELVKIRGRLYRYDTADHEWKERGTGDIKLLRHKLNNSVRVVMRRDKTLKVCANHFITPDIRMNVHCGSDKAFNWSVFADFADETLKQELLAIKFGTTINAELWKKKFAEAQEIVRTKCSLYTQDSYSDDESSITRSEDNETPEPKSNDKTPEEETKKDVIDTKDSDSVVLKLKELKVDSEKSE